The DNA sequence TAATAACCAATTGATGACACAGCCCATCAAAAACATGAATTACATGAAACGCTATACCAACCATAGTTTTTCAGTGGTTATGGATGGACTGCAATTAAATCCACACGATTTGGTTAAGCCCCTTATCGAAAAAGCATCGAGCTATTGCTTAGGGTTTGCGGATGTTGCAGAGCGCTACAACAAATTAATAGAAAATCGTCTTGGGGTTCAAATTTCAGGTCCTGCACCGTCGATTCGAATCCAATCAACTGACATTGGTAAAACCGCATTTGTATTTACGGTATTTTGTCCGACAAGCAAAGCCAAACAAATTGAGCAGTCACTCAACAAAGAGTTTTACGACTTGTATTACCAACTGTTGCAAAACAAAAACAAAGCGCCAGAAATAGCGTCTACCTCTGAGGAAGAAACAATCAGTGGTTAATAAAGAACAACGAATTGAAATTCTTGAGGAACTTCAAGAGAGCCTACAAGCAAAAAACGACGGTGTTAGCTCTGCTCTGTTACCTAGATTAACCGACGAGTTTCAAGTAGATGACTGGGCTTGGTTACTAGAAAGTTTGACCAATGAGCAACGTATCATCATATGGCCACAACTAGAAGGTAAAGAGACCAGTTCGATTCTTGCAGCGATGCGAGATGACGCTCGACAACAGTTTGTTAGTGGTATTTCATCAAAAGAACTATCCAAAGCGCTAGCAGATAGTACCGCAGAAGAAGCCATTGAGGTTATTGATGTTCTTCCGCAAAAAGTCGCGACTCGACTTATTAAGCGGATGACCAAAGAGACCCAAGCTCACATCAAAGCGAACTTGAATTACGACGAGGATCAAGTCGGTCGTTATGCCAACCATGACGTCTACACAATTCCAACTGGATTAAGTGTTGGTGAATTACGTGCAGAGCTCAAAAGCAATGACTTACCAGACTATACAGACTCATTTTTGATCGTCGATGAAGACAATAAGTTATTAGGTGAAATCACCATTAACGAGTTGTTTAGCGCAGAGCCGGAAGAAGGCGTGATGGGCCTGAGTCATTTTCCCGAGCAAATCATCAAAGCAGAAGATGGCTTGCTCGATGCCTCTAACCAGTTAAAAAACACCAACAAGTCGATGTTACCTGTGGTGACCGAGCACGGTGAATTATTGGGTCGATTTGACGTCAACGACGCCTTGATTGTATTTCAACAGCACTATGAAGAACAGATCGCTCACTTAGGTAAAGTCAGCGACGAAGACTTATTTGCTCCGGTTTTACTCAGTGCTCGACGCAGAGCGGTGTGGCTAGGTATTAACCTAGCTACTGCATTTTTGGCATCTTTTGTCATTGGCGTGTTTGATACTGTACTGGCCGAGGTTGTAGCCTTAGCGGTATTAATGCCGATTGTCGCAAGCATGGGTGGTATTACCGGTAGCCAGACTTTAACCCTAACTATTAGAGGGTTGGCCACAGGTCAATTAGGCGATGCCAACATCAGCTTATTGCAAAACAAAGAGCTAAGAGTCGCTAGCCTCAATGGGGTGCTATGGGCGGTATTAGTCGCGGTTTTAACGGGACTTTGGTTCGAAAACGCGATGTTATCAGGAGTCATAGCCATAGCACTGGTAGTCAATATGCTCGTGGCTGCCTTGTTTGGTATTTTGATCCCTGTTGCATTAGATAAATTAAATATCGACCCTGCATTGGCGGGCTCTGTTATTTTAACTACGGTTACAGACGTCGTTGGATTTTTTGTCTTTTTAGGCTCTGCATCTTTGGTATTGATATAACCGAGCAAACATTGCAAACGAATAGCGTCTACATACAAAAACGCAGCTCTTTCTTTGGAGCTGCGTTTTTTTATACGTGATAAGTTAGACCCATTAGACGGTGGGTTTGTCTTTCAAGCTTGCCTTTAAGACTAAAAAGCCAATTACTCCGCTGATTAACGAACCAACAATGATGCCCAGACGCTCGTCAAACAGTAAGTTCACGCCCGTTTCTTCAAACGCCAAACCACCAATAAACAGTGACATGGTAAAACCAATACCACAAAGCGCTGCGGTACCGTACAAAGACATCATATTCATCCCTTTAGGCAGGGAGGCAAGACCCAGTTTGATAGCAATAAAGCACAAGCCAAAAATACCAACTTGTTTACCGATTATAAGGCCCAAAGCAATCCCCACAGGAACGTTGTGAAAGACTTGTTCGATGCCAACACCAGTTAAGTTAAGACCCGCGTTTGCAAAAGCAAAAACCGGTAAAACAAAAAATGCGACCACGGAATGCAAGTCGTGTTCGAGCTCTTTTACAGGCGAGAAATCGGGGTTTTCTTTACTTCGCATAGGAATAAACATGGCCATTACTACACCTGCGAGAGTCGCATGAACGCCAGATTTTAAAGTCGCCACCCACATGACGATACCGATGAAAATATATGGGCTGTACGACACCACGTTCTTTTTGTTTAACCAAGCCAGTAATGGTAAGCACAACGCCACCACAATCAACGCCCCTAGGGATATTTTTGAGGTATAGAAAAAGGCAATGATCAATATCGCTCCGATATCGTCGAAGATTGCCAATGACGTCAAAAACACCTTCAGAGCAACAGGCACCCGAGAGCCCAGTAAAGTTAAAACACCAAGGGCAAAGGCAATATCCGTTGCGGCTGGAATAGCCCAGCCTTGCACAGCCACAGGATCATCGTGATTAAAATACACATA is a window from the Psychrosphaera ytuae genome containing:
- a CDS encoding magnesium transporter, whose product is MVNKEQRIEILEELQESLQAKNDGVSSALLPRLTDEFQVDDWAWLLESLTNEQRIIIWPQLEGKETSSILAAMRDDARQQFVSGISSKELSKALADSTAEEAIEVIDVLPQKVATRLIKRMTKETQAHIKANLNYDEDQVGRYANHDVYTIPTGLSVGELRAELKSNDLPDYTDSFLIVDEDNKLLGEITINELFSAEPEEGVMGLSHFPEQIIKAEDGLLDASNQLKNTNKSMLPVVTEHGELLGRFDVNDALIVFQQHYEEQIAHLGKVSDEDLFAPVLLSARRRAVWLGINLATAFLASFVIGVFDTVLAEVVALAVLMPIVASMGGITGSQTLTLTIRGLATGQLGDANISLLQNKELRVASLNGVLWAVLVAVLTGLWFENAMLSGVIAIALVVNMLVAALFGILIPVALDKLNIDPALAGSVILTTVTDVVGFFVFLGSASLVLI
- the nhaA gene encoding Na+/H+ antiporter NhaA, encoding MNQTDHSFIRQFFKMESSGGILLFLSAILAIICANTALVEHYELFLSTPVEVRVGALHIAKPLLLWINDGLMAVFFFLVGLELKRELMEGELSDKRNIILPGVGAIGGMALPALVYVYFNHDDPVAVQGWAIPAATDIAFALGVLTLLGSRVPVALKVFLTSLAIFDDIGAILIIAFFYTSKISLGALIVVALCLPLLAWLNKKNVVSYSPYIFIGIVMWVATLKSGVHATLAGVVMAMFIPMRSKENPDFSPVKELEHDLHSVVAFFVLPVFAFANAGLNLTGVGIEQVFHNVPVGIALGLIIGKQVGIFGLCFIAIKLGLASLPKGMNMMSLYGTAALCGIGFTMSLFIGGLAFEETGVNLLFDERLGIIVGSLISGVIGFLVLKASLKDKPTV